In one Solanum lycopersicum chromosome 11, SLM_r2.1 genomic region, the following are encoded:
- the LOC101256252 gene encoding indole-3-acetaldehyde oxidase-like isoform X2, with protein MEERQKRGNLVFAVNGERFELPSVDPSTTLLHFLRSETCYKSPKLGCGEGGCGACVVLISKYDPKFKKVEDFSASSCLTLLCSLNGCSITTSEGLGNTRDGFHSIHERFAGFYASQCGFCTPGLCMSLFSALVNADKGNKPDPPPGFSKLTSSEAENAIAGNLCRCTGYRPIADACKTFAADIDIEDLGFNSFWKKGDSKEMKVSKLPPYDPTKNFSTYPEFLKSESATNLDSSKYPWYSPVSIKELWSLLNFNVTVNRGSFKLVVGNTGTGYYKETQRYDHYVDLRHIPELSIIKRDQTGIEVGATVTISKFISVLKEESHINLGSYGKLVSQKLADHMEKIASPFVRNSASVGGNLVMAQKNGFPSDIATLLLGLSATVSLMTSHGPENLTWEELLSRPPLDSKTVLLSVCIPFKKDQSSHQTHSRFLFETYRAAPRPHGNALAYVNAAFQADVSHCNNSVLINNIYLAFGAYGTKHATRAKKVEECLTGKMMSVHVLYEALKLVKLAVVPEDGTSHPEYRSSLAVSYVFEFLYPLTDVHPSISGGLLDGINDISDKEVSESSNNGCISQGRKQKLLSSSKQVVEFSTEYSPVGEPLKKIGAAMQAAGEAVYVDDIPSPPNCLHGAFIYSTKPLAGVKGIQLEPNHLTDTTIITYKDIPTGGANRGAVTPFGSEPLFAEDLSRCAGDRIAFVVADSQRSADVAARTALIEYDTTNVDSAILTVEEAVEKSSYIQVPPPFQPEQIGDFSKGMAEADQKILSAELRFGSEYHFYMETQTALAIPDEDNCMVVYTSSQCPENSQSVIASCLGVPAHNIRVITRRLGGAFGGKFVKAMPVSTACALAAYKLRRPVRIYVNRNSDMIMTGGRHPMKVTYSVGFKSSGKITALHLDILINAGITDDLSPVIPLSLMNTLKKYNWGALSFDIQVCKTNLTSKTIMRGPGEVQGSYIAEAIVEHVASLLSIEVDSVRNENVHTFESLNLFYGNVVAEGEYTLPGIMDKLAVSSSFFQRSKMIEQFNQKNTWKKRGISRVPAVYNALQRPTPGKVSILQDGSIVVEVGGVDVGQGLWTKVRQMTAYALGSIESSWAEHLVEKVRVIQADTLSVVQGGLTAGSTTSESSCAAVKLCCDILVERLTPLKKQLQEKNVSVDWPMLIRQAQTQSINLAANSYYVPEFLRYLTFGAAVSEVEIDVLTGETTILQSDIIYDCGQSLNAAVDLGQIEGAFVQGIGFFMNEEYVTNEDGLMVSNSTWTYKIPTIDTIPQNFNVHLVNSGHHEQRVLSSKTSGEPPLFLAASVHCATRAAREQLKRWD; from the exons ATGGAGGAAAGACAGAAAAGGGGGAATTTGGTGTTTGCAGTTAATGGAGAGAGGTTTGAGTTGCCATCCGTCGATCCTTCTACAACTTTGCTTCACTTCTTGCGCTCGGAGACTTGTTACAAGAGTCCTAAGCTTGGTTGTGGTGAAG GTGGTTGTGGAGCTTGTGTTGTTCTGATCTCAAAGTATGATCCGAAGTTTAAAAAGGTGGAAGATTTTAGTGCGAGTTCGTGCCTTACACTTCTTTGTAGTTTAAATGGTTGTTCAATTACTACAAGCGAAGGCCTTGGGAACACCAGAGATGGTTTTCACTCTATTCATGAAAGATTTGCCGGTTTCTATGCTTCTCAATGCGGCTTTTGCACTCCTGGCCTGTGTATGTCACTTTTCTCAGCTCTCGTCAATGCTGATAAAGGAAACAAACCCGATCCTCCACCAGGATTCTCTAAGCTTACTTCATCTGAAGCTGAAAATGCCATAGCAGGAAACCTTTGTCGGTGCACTGGCTACCGGCCCATTGCTGATGCCTGCAAGACTTTTGCTGCTGATATTGATATAGAGGATTTGGGGTTCAATTCTTTTTGGAAAAAGGGAGACTCCAAGGAAATGAAAGTAAGTAAATTACCTCCCTATGATCCAACCAAGAATTTTAGTACATATcctgagttcttgaaaagtgaaTCCGCCACGAATTTGGACTCCTCAAAGTACCCTTGGTACAGTCCTGTTTCCATTAAGGAGCTATGGAGCTTGTTGAACTTCAATGTGACGGTAAATCGTGGAAGCTTTAAACTCGTCGTTGGTAATACCGGCACTGGTTATTATAAGGAAACTCAGCGATATGATCATTATGTTGATCTCAGGCACATTCCTGAACTCTCAATCATCAAAAGAGATCAGACAGGCATTGAAGTTGGAGCAACTGTGACTATCTCTAAATTCATCTCAGTCTTGAAAGAGGAAAGTCATATCAATTTGGGTTCATATGGGAAGTTGGTATCCCAAAAATTGGCTGACCACATGGAGAAGATTGCTTCACCATTTGTTAGAAACTCTGCTAGTGTGGGAGGAAATTTGGTCATGGCACAGAAGAATGGTTTTCCTTCTGATATCGCTACACTACTTCTCGGGCTTTCTGCTACTGTTAGCTTGATGACCAGTCATGGACCTGAAAACCTCACTTGGGAGGAGTTATTATCAAGACCACCACTAGACTCAAAGACTGTGCTTCTAAGTGTTTGCATCCCATTTAAGAAAGATCAAAGTTCTCACCAAACTCATTCTAGATTTTTGTTTGAAACCTATCGAGCGGCTCCACGACCTCATGGGAATGCATTGGCATATGTAAATGCTGCATTCCAGGCTGATGTTTCTCACTGCAATAACAGCGTCCTTATAAACAATATCTATTTGGCGTTTGGTGCGTATGGCACAAAACATGCAACAAGGGCTAAAAAGGTAGAAGAATGTCTAACGGGGAAAATGATGAGTGTACATGTTTTGTATGAAGCActtaaattagtcaaattagcGGTGGTACCGGAAGATGGCACTTCACACCCTGAGTACAGATCAAGCTTGGCCGTCAGTTATGTTTTTGAGTTTCTTTATCCCTTAACTGATGTTCATCCTTCTATTTCTGGTGGTTTACTGGATGGAATTAATGACATCTCAGACAAGGAAGTTTCGGAAAGTAGTAATAATGGTTGCATTAGTCAGGGGAGAAAACAAAAACTGCTATCTTCTTCTAAGCAGGTCGTGGAGTTCAGTACGGAGTACTCTCCAGTAGGTGAACCGTTGAAGAAGATTGGAGCTGCCATGCAAGCTGCGG GCGAAGCTGTTTATGTAGATGACATTCCTTCACCACCAAACTGCTTGCATGGAGCGTTTATCTACAGTACAAAGCCATTAGCTGGTGTCAAGGGAATCCAGCTTGAGCCTAATCATTTAACAGACACCACCATAATTACATACAAAGATATCCCAACAGGAGGGGCAAATAGAGGAGCTGTTACACCATTTGGCTCCGAGCCCCTATTTGCTGAAGATCTCTCCCGCTGTGCTGGTGACAGAATTGCATTTGTG GTTGCTGATAGTCAGAGGTCTGCAGATGTGGCTGCAAGAACTGCCCTCATTGAATACGACACTACAAATGTAGATTCGGCCATTTTAACTGTTGAGGAAGCTGTTGAGAAATCTAGTTATATCCAAGTCCCTCCACCTTTTCAGCCTGAACAGATTGGTGATTTCTCAAAAGGAATGGCTGAAGCTGATCAAAAAATTCTCTCTGCTGAG TTAAGATTCGGTTCCGAGTACCATTTTTATATGGAGACACAGACTGCCCTCGCAATTCCAGATGAAGACAACTGCATGGTTGTTTATACTTCAAGCCAGTGCCCTGAGAATTCACAGAGTGTAATTGCCAGTTGTCTTGGTGTTCCTGCACACAACATCCGCGTAATTACAAGAAGGCTTGGAGGTGCCTTTGGGGGCAAGTTTGTCAAAGCAATGCCT GTTTCCACAGCCTGTGCACTAGCAGCATACAAGTTGAGAAGACCTGTCAGGATATATGTCAACCGGAACAGTGACATGATAATGACAGGAGGACGGCACCCGATGAAAGTAACATACAGTGTAGGATTCAAGTCGAGCGGAAAGATCACAGCATTACACCttgatatattgataaatgCTGGGATCACAGATGATTTAAGCCCCGTCATACCATTATCTCTGATGAAtacactaaaaaaatataattggggtgccttgtcttttGATATACAAGTATGCAAGACAAATCTCACCAGCAAAACGATCATGCGGGGTCCTGGGGAGGTGCAAGGATCTTATATCGCCGAAGCTATAGTAGAGCACGTCGCAAGTTTACTGTCGATTGAGGTGGACTCGGTCAGAAATGAGAATGTTCATACATTTGAAAGCCTTAACTTATTCTATGGTAACGTTGTAGCAGAAGGAGAATATACATTGCCTGGTATCATGGATAAGTTGGCAGTGTCGTCCAGCTTTTTCCAACGAAGCAAGATGATAGAACAGTTCAACCAGAAAAACACATGGAAGAAAAGGGGCATTTCTCGAGTACCAGCTGTGTACAATGCTTTGCAACGACCGACACCAGGAAAAGTGAGTATTCTGCAAGATGGATCAATTGTTGTGGAGGTTGGAGGGGTTGATGTTGGCCAAGGGCTATGGACAAAGGTTAGACAGATGACTGCCTATGCTCTCGGTTCAATCGAAAGTAGTTGGGCCGAACACCTTGTCGAGAAAGTACGAGTCATACAAGCAGACACCTTAAGTGTAGTGCAAGGTGGATTAACGGCTGGAAGCACCACATCGGAATCAAGCTGTGCAGCTGTTAAACTTTGCTGTGATATCTTGGTTGAAAGACTGACCCCTTTGAAGAAACAGTTGCAGGAAAAAAATGTTTCTGTTGATTGGCCAATGCTGATTCGCCAG GCACAAACACAATCAATAAACTTAGCAGCAAATTCTTATTATGTGCCAGAATTCTTGAGGTATTTGACCTTCGGCGCTGCTGTCAGTGAG GTGGAGATAGATGTTCTGACTGGAGAGACTACCATTTTGCAGTCGGATATTATTTACGACTGCGGACAGAGCTTGAATGCAGCTGTTGATTTGGGACAG ATTGAAGGGGCTTTCGTACAAGGAATCGGATTTTTCATGAACGAAGAATATGTTACTAATGAAGATGGGTTAATGGTCTCAAATAGCACTTGGACATACAAGATCCCAACTATTGACACCATACCCCAGAATTTCAATGTTCATCTCGTAAACAGTGGACATCACGAACAACGTGTTCTCTCATCCAAAA CATCTGGTGAACCACCGCTGTTTCTGGCAGCTTCGGTCCATTGTGCAACAAGAGCAGCACGTGAACAGCTCAAACGCTGGGACTAG
- the LOC101256252 gene encoding abscisic-aldehyde oxidase-like isoform X1, with protein sequence MEERQKRGNLVFAVNGERFELPSVDPSTTLLHFLRSETCYKSPKLGCGEGGCGACVVLISKYDPKFKKVEDFSASSCLTLLCSLNGCSITTSEGLGNTRDGFHSIHERFAGFYASQCGFCTPGLCMSLFSALVNADKGNKPDPPPGFSKLTSSEAENAIAGNLCRCTGYRPIADACKTFAADIDIEDLGFNSFWKKGDSKEMKVSKLPPYDPTKNFSTYPEFLKSESATNLDSSKYPWYSPVSIKELWSLLNFNVTVNRGSFKLVVGNTGTGYYKETQRYDHYVDLRHIPELSIIKRDQTGIEVGATVTISKFISVLKEESHINLGSYGKLVSQKLADHMEKIASPFVRNSASVGGNLVMAQKNGFPSDIATLLLGLSATVSLMTSHGPENLTWEELLSRPPLDSKTVLLSVCIPFKKDQSSHQTHSRFLFETYRAAPRPHGNALAYVNAAFQADVSHCNNSVLINNIYLAFGAYGTKHATRAKKVEECLTGKMMSVHVLYEALKLVKLAVVPEDGTSHPEYRSSLAVSYVFEFLYPLTDVHPSISGGLLDGINDISDKEVSESSNNGCISQGRKQKLLSSSKQVVEFSTEYSPVGEPLKKIGAAMQAAGEAVYVDDIPSPPNCLHGAFIYSTKPLAGVKGIQLEPNHLTDTTIITYKDIPTGGANRGAVTPFGSEPLFAEDLSRCAGDRIAFVVADSQRSADVAARTALIEYDTTNVDSAILTVEEAVEKSSYIQVPPPFQPEQIGDFSKGMAEADQKILSAELRFGSEYHFYMETQTALAIPDEDNCMVVYTSSQCPENSQSVIASCLGVPAHNIRVITRRLGGAFGGKFVKAMPVSTACALAAYKLRRPVRIYVNRNSDMIMTGGRHPMKVTYSVGFKSSGKITALHLDILINAGITDDLSPVIPLSLMNTLKKYNWGALSFDIQVCKTNLTSKTIMRGPGEVQGSYIAEAIVEHVASLLSIEVDSVRNENVHTFESLNLFYGNVVAEGEYTLPGIMDKLAVSSSFFQRSKMIEQFNQKNTWKKRGISRVPAVYNALQRPTPGKVSILQDGSIVVEVGGVDVGQGLWTKVRQMTAYALGSIESSWAEHLVEKVRVIQADTLSVVQGGLTAGSTTSESSCAAVKLCCDILVERLTPLKKQLQEKNVSVDWPMLIRQAQTQSINLAANSYYVPEFLRYLTFGAAVSEVEIDVLTGETTILQSDIIYDCGQSLNAAVDLGQIEGAFVQGIGFFMNEEYVTNEDGLMVSNSTWTYKIPTIDTIPQNFNVHLVNSGHHEQRVLSSKTSGEPPLFLAASVHCATRAAIRAAREQLKRWDKLNESASEFYLDVPAILPVVKTQCGLDYAEKFVETLLAR encoded by the exons ATGGAGGAAAGACAGAAAAGGGGGAATTTGGTGTTTGCAGTTAATGGAGAGAGGTTTGAGTTGCCATCCGTCGATCCTTCTACAACTTTGCTTCACTTCTTGCGCTCGGAGACTTGTTACAAGAGTCCTAAGCTTGGTTGTGGTGAAG GTGGTTGTGGAGCTTGTGTTGTTCTGATCTCAAAGTATGATCCGAAGTTTAAAAAGGTGGAAGATTTTAGTGCGAGTTCGTGCCTTACACTTCTTTGTAGTTTAAATGGTTGTTCAATTACTACAAGCGAAGGCCTTGGGAACACCAGAGATGGTTTTCACTCTATTCATGAAAGATTTGCCGGTTTCTATGCTTCTCAATGCGGCTTTTGCACTCCTGGCCTGTGTATGTCACTTTTCTCAGCTCTCGTCAATGCTGATAAAGGAAACAAACCCGATCCTCCACCAGGATTCTCTAAGCTTACTTCATCTGAAGCTGAAAATGCCATAGCAGGAAACCTTTGTCGGTGCACTGGCTACCGGCCCATTGCTGATGCCTGCAAGACTTTTGCTGCTGATATTGATATAGAGGATTTGGGGTTCAATTCTTTTTGGAAAAAGGGAGACTCCAAGGAAATGAAAGTAAGTAAATTACCTCCCTATGATCCAACCAAGAATTTTAGTACATATcctgagttcttgaaaagtgaaTCCGCCACGAATTTGGACTCCTCAAAGTACCCTTGGTACAGTCCTGTTTCCATTAAGGAGCTATGGAGCTTGTTGAACTTCAATGTGACGGTAAATCGTGGAAGCTTTAAACTCGTCGTTGGTAATACCGGCACTGGTTATTATAAGGAAACTCAGCGATATGATCATTATGTTGATCTCAGGCACATTCCTGAACTCTCAATCATCAAAAGAGATCAGACAGGCATTGAAGTTGGAGCAACTGTGACTATCTCTAAATTCATCTCAGTCTTGAAAGAGGAAAGTCATATCAATTTGGGTTCATATGGGAAGTTGGTATCCCAAAAATTGGCTGACCACATGGAGAAGATTGCTTCACCATTTGTTAGAAACTCTGCTAGTGTGGGAGGAAATTTGGTCATGGCACAGAAGAATGGTTTTCCTTCTGATATCGCTACACTACTTCTCGGGCTTTCTGCTACTGTTAGCTTGATGACCAGTCATGGACCTGAAAACCTCACTTGGGAGGAGTTATTATCAAGACCACCACTAGACTCAAAGACTGTGCTTCTAAGTGTTTGCATCCCATTTAAGAAAGATCAAAGTTCTCACCAAACTCATTCTAGATTTTTGTTTGAAACCTATCGAGCGGCTCCACGACCTCATGGGAATGCATTGGCATATGTAAATGCTGCATTCCAGGCTGATGTTTCTCACTGCAATAACAGCGTCCTTATAAACAATATCTATTTGGCGTTTGGTGCGTATGGCACAAAACATGCAACAAGGGCTAAAAAGGTAGAAGAATGTCTAACGGGGAAAATGATGAGTGTACATGTTTTGTATGAAGCActtaaattagtcaaattagcGGTGGTACCGGAAGATGGCACTTCACACCCTGAGTACAGATCAAGCTTGGCCGTCAGTTATGTTTTTGAGTTTCTTTATCCCTTAACTGATGTTCATCCTTCTATTTCTGGTGGTTTACTGGATGGAATTAATGACATCTCAGACAAGGAAGTTTCGGAAAGTAGTAATAATGGTTGCATTAGTCAGGGGAGAAAACAAAAACTGCTATCTTCTTCTAAGCAGGTCGTGGAGTTCAGTACGGAGTACTCTCCAGTAGGTGAACCGTTGAAGAAGATTGGAGCTGCCATGCAAGCTGCGG GCGAAGCTGTTTATGTAGATGACATTCCTTCACCACCAAACTGCTTGCATGGAGCGTTTATCTACAGTACAAAGCCATTAGCTGGTGTCAAGGGAATCCAGCTTGAGCCTAATCATTTAACAGACACCACCATAATTACATACAAAGATATCCCAACAGGAGGGGCAAATAGAGGAGCTGTTACACCATTTGGCTCCGAGCCCCTATTTGCTGAAGATCTCTCCCGCTGTGCTGGTGACAGAATTGCATTTGTG GTTGCTGATAGTCAGAGGTCTGCAGATGTGGCTGCAAGAACTGCCCTCATTGAATACGACACTACAAATGTAGATTCGGCCATTTTAACTGTTGAGGAAGCTGTTGAGAAATCTAGTTATATCCAAGTCCCTCCACCTTTTCAGCCTGAACAGATTGGTGATTTCTCAAAAGGAATGGCTGAAGCTGATCAAAAAATTCTCTCTGCTGAG TTAAGATTCGGTTCCGAGTACCATTTTTATATGGAGACACAGACTGCCCTCGCAATTCCAGATGAAGACAACTGCATGGTTGTTTATACTTCAAGCCAGTGCCCTGAGAATTCACAGAGTGTAATTGCCAGTTGTCTTGGTGTTCCTGCACACAACATCCGCGTAATTACAAGAAGGCTTGGAGGTGCCTTTGGGGGCAAGTTTGTCAAAGCAATGCCT GTTTCCACAGCCTGTGCACTAGCAGCATACAAGTTGAGAAGACCTGTCAGGATATATGTCAACCGGAACAGTGACATGATAATGACAGGAGGACGGCACCCGATGAAAGTAACATACAGTGTAGGATTCAAGTCGAGCGGAAAGATCACAGCATTACACCttgatatattgataaatgCTGGGATCACAGATGATTTAAGCCCCGTCATACCATTATCTCTGATGAAtacactaaaaaaatataattggggtgccttgtcttttGATATACAAGTATGCAAGACAAATCTCACCAGCAAAACGATCATGCGGGGTCCTGGGGAGGTGCAAGGATCTTATATCGCCGAAGCTATAGTAGAGCACGTCGCAAGTTTACTGTCGATTGAGGTGGACTCGGTCAGAAATGAGAATGTTCATACATTTGAAAGCCTTAACTTATTCTATGGTAACGTTGTAGCAGAAGGAGAATATACATTGCCTGGTATCATGGATAAGTTGGCAGTGTCGTCCAGCTTTTTCCAACGAAGCAAGATGATAGAACAGTTCAACCAGAAAAACACATGGAAGAAAAGGGGCATTTCTCGAGTACCAGCTGTGTACAATGCTTTGCAACGACCGACACCAGGAAAAGTGAGTATTCTGCAAGATGGATCAATTGTTGTGGAGGTTGGAGGGGTTGATGTTGGCCAAGGGCTATGGACAAAGGTTAGACAGATGACTGCCTATGCTCTCGGTTCAATCGAAAGTAGTTGGGCCGAACACCTTGTCGAGAAAGTACGAGTCATACAAGCAGACACCTTAAGTGTAGTGCAAGGTGGATTAACGGCTGGAAGCACCACATCGGAATCAAGCTGTGCAGCTGTTAAACTTTGCTGTGATATCTTGGTTGAAAGACTGACCCCTTTGAAGAAACAGTTGCAGGAAAAAAATGTTTCTGTTGATTGGCCAATGCTGATTCGCCAG GCACAAACACAATCAATAAACTTAGCAGCAAATTCTTATTATGTGCCAGAATTCTTGAGGTATTTGACCTTCGGCGCTGCTGTCAGTGAG GTGGAGATAGATGTTCTGACTGGAGAGACTACCATTTTGCAGTCGGATATTATTTACGACTGCGGACAGAGCTTGAATGCAGCTGTTGATTTGGGACAG ATTGAAGGGGCTTTCGTACAAGGAATCGGATTTTTCATGAACGAAGAATATGTTACTAATGAAGATGGGTTAATGGTCTCAAATAGCACTTGGACATACAAGATCCCAACTATTGACACCATACCCCAGAATTTCAATGTTCATCTCGTAAACAGTGGACATCACGAACAACGTGTTCTCTCATCCAAAA CATCTGGTGAACCACCACTGTTTCTGGCAGCTTCGGTCCATTGTGCAACAAGGGCAGCCATAAGAGCAGCACGTGAACAGCTCAAACGTTGGGACAAGCTCAACGAGTCTGCTTCAGAATTCTATCTAGATGTCCCTGCAATATTACCAGTTGTGAAGACACAGTGTGGCCTGGATTATGCAGAGAAGTTCGTAGAAACTTTGCTGGCTCGGTAA